A single region of the Dunckerocampus dactyliophorus isolate RoL2022-P2 chromosome 3, RoL_Ddac_1.1, whole genome shotgun sequence genome encodes:
- the LOC129178790 gene encoding uncharacterized protein LOC129178790 translates to MHVNMRIPLLLGIVLGLWASVESMLVNSETKSPIKAEEDVFREAVTDGFLVEQFFGPSVQSESLPENTTTQQSNQTSSGADESRNRILLEDASEGSASGDSSERLFQPRTTFMGAKKEKEALPDEDIGSGEDIGSGQGYVKENLKTKRIFDFPPIQGGNSHHVPVQSESPESPEQHKGHVTPDWIIILGFVVGVAALVLLCAAIATRDKWNGPSQASRLQTQVGYTQQRKEAETETFLQKDRPKENGKAEEYTVIPLDELPEKYSQ, encoded by the exons CTGAGACCAAAAGTCCCATTAAAGCTGAGGAAGATGTATTCCGAGAGGCTGTGACGGACGGGTTCCTTGTTGAGCAATTTTTTGGCCCGTCAGTCCAATCCGAATCACTTCCAGAAAACACAACCACTCAACAGTCAAACCAAACGTCCTCTGGCGCAGATGAGAGTCGTAATCGAATCCTACTGGAGGACGCCAGTGAGGGAAGTGCATCAGGCGACAGCAGTGAGAGGCTCTTCCAGCCCAGGACAACTTTTATGGGCGCTAAAAAGGAAAAGGAGGCTCTACCAGATGAAGATATTGGGTCAGGTGAAGATATTGGGTCAGGACAAGGATATGTCAAAGAAAACCTCAAAACGAAGAGAATCTTTGACTTTCCACCAATCCAAG GTGGTAACTCTCATCATGTTCCAGTCCAGTCTGAGAGTCCAGAGTCACCAGAGCAGCACAAAGGACATGTGACACCAG ATTGGATCATCATCTTGGGATTTGTTGTTGGTGTTGCAGCACTGGTTCTGCTTTGTGCGGCTATCGCTACCAGAGACAA GTGGAATGGCCCAAGCCAGGCATCACGTTTACAAACCCAAGTTGGCTACACACAGCAGCGGAAAGAGGCAGAGACTGAGACATTCCTGCAAAAAGATAGACCCAAGGAAAATGGAAAGGCAGAAGAGTACACAGTCATCCCCCTGGATGAGCTTCCAGAGAAATATTCACAGTGA